One region of Acanthopagrus latus isolate v.2019 chromosome 24, fAcaLat1.1, whole genome shotgun sequence genomic DNA includes:
- the LOC119015063 gene encoding sodium/potassium-transporting ATPase subunit alpha-1 isoform X1: MGLGRGKEEYKLAATSDGKEKKKKGKKGEKDMDELKKEVDLDDHKLTLDELHRKYGTDLSRGLSNSRAKEILARDGPNALTPPPTTPEWVKFCRQLFGGFSMLLWIGAILCFLAYGIQAASEDEPANDNLYLGVVLSAVVIITGCFSYYQEAKSSKIMDSFKNLVPQQALVLRDGEKKSINAEEVVVGDLVEVKGGDRIPADLRIISAHGCKVDNSSLTGESEPQTRTPDFSNDNPLETRNIVFFSTNCVEGTARGVVINTGDRTVMGRIATLASSLEGGKTPIAIEIEHFIHIITGVAVFLGVSFFILSLILGYGWLEAVIFLIGIIVANVPEGLLATVTVCLTLTAKRMAKKNCLVKNLEAVETLGSTSTICSDKTGTLTQNRMTVAHMWFDNQIHEADTTENQSGTSFDKTSASWSALARIAGLCNRAVFLAEQNNVPILKRDVAGDASEAALLKCIELCCGSVGGMRDKYPKIAEIPFNSTNKYQLSIHKNTTPGETKHLLVMKGAPERILDRCSTIVIQGKEQPLDDEMKDAFQNAYVELGGLGERVLGFCHFSLPDDQFPEGFAFDTEEMNFPTENLCFVGLMSMIDPPRAAVPDAVGKCRSAGIKVIMVTGDHPITAKAIAKGVGIISEGNETVEDIAARLNVPISEVNPRDAKACVVHGGELKDLTSEQLDDILKHHTEIVFARTSPQQKLIIVEGCQRQGAIVAVTGDGVNDSPALKKADIGVAMGIAGSDVSKQAADMILLDDNFASIVTGVEEGRLIFDNLKKSIAYTLTSNIPEISPFLLFIIANIPLPLGTVTILCIDLGTDMVPAISLAYEAAESDIMKRQPRNPKTDKLVNERLISIAYGQIGMMQATAGFFTYFVILAENGFLPGDLLGIRVLWDDKYVNDLEDSYGQQWTYDSRKIVEFTCHTSFFASIVIVQWADLIICKTRRNSILQQGMKNRILIFGLFEETALAAFLSYCPGMDVALRMYPLKPCWWFCAFPYSLLIFLYDEARRYILRRNPGGWVEQETYY; the protein is encoded by the exons ATGGGGCTAGGA CGAGGGAAAGAGGAGTACAAGCTGGCGGCCACTTCAGatggcaaagaaaagaagaagaagggcaaGAAGGGGGAGAAGGATATGGATGAGCTGAAGAAAGAAGTCGACCTG gaTGATCACAAGCTGACCTTGGATGAACTTCACCGAAAGTATGGAACCGACCTAAGCAGG GGTCTTTCCAACTCCAGAGCAAAAGAGATCCTTGCCCGAGACGGCCCAAACGCCCTCACGCCTCCTCCTACGACGCCCGAATGGGTCAAGTTCTGTagacag CTGTTCGGTGGTTTCTCCATGCTGCTGTGGATCGGTGCGATCCTCTGCTTCCTCGCTTACGGTATCCAGGCTGCCTCAGAAGACGAACCCGCCAATGACAAC TTGTACCTTGGTGTCGTGCTCTCCGCTGTCGTCATCATCACCGGTTGTTTCTCCTACTACCAAGAGGCCAAGAGCTCCAAGATCATGGATTCCTTCAAGAACCTGGTCCCACAG CAAGCCCTGGTCCTCCGTGACGGCGAGAAGAAGAGCATCAACGCCGAAGAGGTGGTGGTCGGAGATCTGGTGGAGGTGAAAGGCGGAGACAGGATCCCTGCTGATCTGAGAATCATCTCTGCTCACGGCTGCAAG GTGGACAACTCCTCTCTGACCGGTGAATCCGAGCCCCAGACTCGTACTCCTGACTTCTCCAACGACAACCCTCTGGAAACCAGGAACATTGTTTTCTTCTCTACCAACTGTGTTGAAG GTACCGCCAGAGGAGTCGTCATCAACACTGGAGATCGCACGGTCATGGGTCGTATCGCCACCCTTGCTTCCAGTCTGGAAGGTGGCAAAACACCCATCGCCATTGAGATCGAGCATTTCATCCACATCATCACCGGCGTGGCCGTCTTCCTCGGTGTttccttcttcatcctctccctcatcCTCGGGTATGGCTGGCTGGAGGCCGTCATCTTCCTCATTGGTATCATCGTCGCCAACGTGCCAGAAGGTCTCCTGGCTACTGTCACT GTGTGTCTGACCCTGACTGCTAAGCGTATGGCCAAGAAGAACTGCCTGGTGAAGAACTTGGAAGCTGTGGAGACGCtgggctccacctccaccatctgCTCCGACAAGACCGGCACCCTGACCCAGAACAGGATGACCGTGGCCCACATGTGGTTCGACAACCAGATCCACGAGGCCGACACCACTGAGAACCAGAGCGGGACCTCCTTCGACAAGACCTCGGCCTCCTGGTCTGCCCTGGCGAGAATCGCCGGACTCTGCAACCGCGCCGTCTTCCTGGCTGAGCAGAACAACGTCCCCATCCTGAAG AGAGATGTAGCCGGTGACGCCTCAGAAGCTGCCCTGCTGAAGTGTATCGAGCTGTGCTGCGGATCCGTCGGCGGCATGAGAGACAAATACCCCAAGATTGCTGAGATCCCCTTCAACTCCACCAACAAATACCAG CTCTCCATCCACAAGAACACAACACCTGGAGAGACCAAGCACCTGCTGGTGATGAAGGGAGCCCCGGAGAGGATTCTGGACCGCTGCTCCACCATCGTGATCCAGGGCAAAGAGCAGCCTCTGGACGACGAGATGAAAGACGCCTTCCAGAACGCCTACGTGGAGCTGGGTGGTCTTGGAGAGAGAGTGCTGG GTTTCTGCCATTTCAGCCTCCCCGATGACCAGTTCCCAGAAGGCTTTGCTTTCGACACTGAGGAGATGAACTTCCCCACTGAGAACCTGTGCTTCGTCGGCCTCATGTCCATGATCGACCCTCCTCGTGCTGCCGTGCCCGACGCTGTCGGCAAATGCAGGAGTGCTGGAATCAAG gtTATCATGGTCACTGGTGATCATCCCATCACTGCCAAGGCCATCGCTAAGGGGGTGGGTATCATCTCCGAAGGCAACGAGACCGTTGAAGACATTGCGGCCCGCTTGAATGTACCCATCTCAGAGGTCAACCCCAG GGATGCCAAGGCCTGCGTTGTCCACGGTGGCGAGCTGAAAGACTTGACCTCGGAGCAACTCGACGATATTCTGAAACACCACACTGAGATAGTGTTCGCCAGAACTTCCCCCCAGCAGAAACTCATCATTGTGGAAGGATGCCAGAGACAG GGAGCCATCGTGGCCGTGACAGGTGATGGTGTGAACGACTCTCCTGCCCTGAAGAAGGCCGACATCGGTGTTGCCATGGGTATCGCCGGGTCTGACGTCTCCAAGCAGGCCGCCGACATGATCCTGCTGGACGACAACTTTGCCTCCATCGTTACAGGAGTGGAAGAAG GCCGTCTGATCTTTGACAACTTGAAGAAGTCCATCGCCTACACTCTGACCAGTAACATCCCCGAGATCTcacccttcctcctcttcatcatcgcCAACATCCCTCTGCCCCTGGGAACCGTCACCATCCTCTGTATCGACCTGGGAACTGACATG GTCCCCGCCATCTCCCTGGCTTACGAAGCAGCTGAGAGCGACATCATGAAGAGACAGCCCAGAAAccccaaaacagacaaactggtCAATGAAAGGCTTATTAGTATAGCCTATGGACAGATCG GTATGATGCAGGCCACAGCTGGCTTCTTCACATACTTTGTGATCCTGGCTGAAAATGGGTTCCTCCCCGGAGACCTGCTGGGGATCAGAGTGCTGTGGGACGACAAATATGTAAATGACCTGGAAGACAGCTACGGACAGCAGTGG ACATACGACAGCAGAAAGATCGTAGAGTTCACCTGCCACACCTCCTTCTTCGCCAGCATCGTGATCGTCCAGTGGGCCGATCTGATCATCTGCAAGACCAGGAGGAACTCCATCCTGCAGCAGGGGATGAA GAACCGTATCCTCATCTTCGGTCTGTTTGAGGAGACAGCTCTGGCTGCCTTCCTGTCATATTGCCCGGGCATGGACGTTGCCCTCAGAATGTATCCTCTCAA GCCCTGTTGGTGGTTCTGTGCCTTCCCATActccctcctcatcttcctGTACGATGAAGCCAGAAGATATATCCTCAGACGCAACCCAGGCG
- the LOC119015063 gene encoding sodium/potassium-transporting ATPase subunit alpha-1 isoform X2, whose product MDELKKEVDLDDHKLTLDELHRKYGTDLSRGLSNSRAKEILARDGPNALTPPPTTPEWVKFCRQLFGGFSMLLWIGAILCFLAYGIQAASEDEPANDNLYLGVVLSAVVIITGCFSYYQEAKSSKIMDSFKNLVPQQALVLRDGEKKSINAEEVVVGDLVEVKGGDRIPADLRIISAHGCKVDNSSLTGESEPQTRTPDFSNDNPLETRNIVFFSTNCVEGTARGVVINTGDRTVMGRIATLASSLEGGKTPIAIEIEHFIHIITGVAVFLGVSFFILSLILGYGWLEAVIFLIGIIVANVPEGLLATVTVCLTLTAKRMAKKNCLVKNLEAVETLGSTSTICSDKTGTLTQNRMTVAHMWFDNQIHEADTTENQSGTSFDKTSASWSALARIAGLCNRAVFLAEQNNVPILKRDVAGDASEAALLKCIELCCGSVGGMRDKYPKIAEIPFNSTNKYQLSIHKNTTPGETKHLLVMKGAPERILDRCSTIVIQGKEQPLDDEMKDAFQNAYVELGGLGERVLGFCHFSLPDDQFPEGFAFDTEEMNFPTENLCFVGLMSMIDPPRAAVPDAVGKCRSAGIKVIMVTGDHPITAKAIAKGVGIISEGNETVEDIAARLNVPISEVNPRDAKACVVHGGELKDLTSEQLDDILKHHTEIVFARTSPQQKLIIVEGCQRQGAIVAVTGDGVNDSPALKKADIGVAMGIAGSDVSKQAADMILLDDNFASIVTGVEEGRLIFDNLKKSIAYTLTSNIPEISPFLLFIIANIPLPLGTVTILCIDLGTDMVPAISLAYEAAESDIMKRQPRNPKTDKLVNERLISIAYGQIGMMQATAGFFTYFVILAENGFLPGDLLGIRVLWDDKYVNDLEDSYGQQWTYDSRKIVEFTCHTSFFASIVIVQWADLIICKTRRNSILQQGMKNRILIFGLFEETALAAFLSYCPGMDVALRMYPLKPCWWFCAFPYSLLIFLYDEARRYILRRNPGGWVEQETYY is encoded by the exons ATGGATGAGCTGAAGAAAGAAGTCGACCTG gaTGATCACAAGCTGACCTTGGATGAACTTCACCGAAAGTATGGAACCGACCTAAGCAGG GGTCTTTCCAACTCCAGAGCAAAAGAGATCCTTGCCCGAGACGGCCCAAACGCCCTCACGCCTCCTCCTACGACGCCCGAATGGGTCAAGTTCTGTagacag CTGTTCGGTGGTTTCTCCATGCTGCTGTGGATCGGTGCGATCCTCTGCTTCCTCGCTTACGGTATCCAGGCTGCCTCAGAAGACGAACCCGCCAATGACAAC TTGTACCTTGGTGTCGTGCTCTCCGCTGTCGTCATCATCACCGGTTGTTTCTCCTACTACCAAGAGGCCAAGAGCTCCAAGATCATGGATTCCTTCAAGAACCTGGTCCCACAG CAAGCCCTGGTCCTCCGTGACGGCGAGAAGAAGAGCATCAACGCCGAAGAGGTGGTGGTCGGAGATCTGGTGGAGGTGAAAGGCGGAGACAGGATCCCTGCTGATCTGAGAATCATCTCTGCTCACGGCTGCAAG GTGGACAACTCCTCTCTGACCGGTGAATCCGAGCCCCAGACTCGTACTCCTGACTTCTCCAACGACAACCCTCTGGAAACCAGGAACATTGTTTTCTTCTCTACCAACTGTGTTGAAG GTACCGCCAGAGGAGTCGTCATCAACACTGGAGATCGCACGGTCATGGGTCGTATCGCCACCCTTGCTTCCAGTCTGGAAGGTGGCAAAACACCCATCGCCATTGAGATCGAGCATTTCATCCACATCATCACCGGCGTGGCCGTCTTCCTCGGTGTttccttcttcatcctctccctcatcCTCGGGTATGGCTGGCTGGAGGCCGTCATCTTCCTCATTGGTATCATCGTCGCCAACGTGCCAGAAGGTCTCCTGGCTACTGTCACT GTGTGTCTGACCCTGACTGCTAAGCGTATGGCCAAGAAGAACTGCCTGGTGAAGAACTTGGAAGCTGTGGAGACGCtgggctccacctccaccatctgCTCCGACAAGACCGGCACCCTGACCCAGAACAGGATGACCGTGGCCCACATGTGGTTCGACAACCAGATCCACGAGGCCGACACCACTGAGAACCAGAGCGGGACCTCCTTCGACAAGACCTCGGCCTCCTGGTCTGCCCTGGCGAGAATCGCCGGACTCTGCAACCGCGCCGTCTTCCTGGCTGAGCAGAACAACGTCCCCATCCTGAAG AGAGATGTAGCCGGTGACGCCTCAGAAGCTGCCCTGCTGAAGTGTATCGAGCTGTGCTGCGGATCCGTCGGCGGCATGAGAGACAAATACCCCAAGATTGCTGAGATCCCCTTCAACTCCACCAACAAATACCAG CTCTCCATCCACAAGAACACAACACCTGGAGAGACCAAGCACCTGCTGGTGATGAAGGGAGCCCCGGAGAGGATTCTGGACCGCTGCTCCACCATCGTGATCCAGGGCAAAGAGCAGCCTCTGGACGACGAGATGAAAGACGCCTTCCAGAACGCCTACGTGGAGCTGGGTGGTCTTGGAGAGAGAGTGCTGG GTTTCTGCCATTTCAGCCTCCCCGATGACCAGTTCCCAGAAGGCTTTGCTTTCGACACTGAGGAGATGAACTTCCCCACTGAGAACCTGTGCTTCGTCGGCCTCATGTCCATGATCGACCCTCCTCGTGCTGCCGTGCCCGACGCTGTCGGCAAATGCAGGAGTGCTGGAATCAAG gtTATCATGGTCACTGGTGATCATCCCATCACTGCCAAGGCCATCGCTAAGGGGGTGGGTATCATCTCCGAAGGCAACGAGACCGTTGAAGACATTGCGGCCCGCTTGAATGTACCCATCTCAGAGGTCAACCCCAG GGATGCCAAGGCCTGCGTTGTCCACGGTGGCGAGCTGAAAGACTTGACCTCGGAGCAACTCGACGATATTCTGAAACACCACACTGAGATAGTGTTCGCCAGAACTTCCCCCCAGCAGAAACTCATCATTGTGGAAGGATGCCAGAGACAG GGAGCCATCGTGGCCGTGACAGGTGATGGTGTGAACGACTCTCCTGCCCTGAAGAAGGCCGACATCGGTGTTGCCATGGGTATCGCCGGGTCTGACGTCTCCAAGCAGGCCGCCGACATGATCCTGCTGGACGACAACTTTGCCTCCATCGTTACAGGAGTGGAAGAAG GCCGTCTGATCTTTGACAACTTGAAGAAGTCCATCGCCTACACTCTGACCAGTAACATCCCCGAGATCTcacccttcctcctcttcatcatcgcCAACATCCCTCTGCCCCTGGGAACCGTCACCATCCTCTGTATCGACCTGGGAACTGACATG GTCCCCGCCATCTCCCTGGCTTACGAAGCAGCTGAGAGCGACATCATGAAGAGACAGCCCAGAAAccccaaaacagacaaactggtCAATGAAAGGCTTATTAGTATAGCCTATGGACAGATCG GTATGATGCAGGCCACAGCTGGCTTCTTCACATACTTTGTGATCCTGGCTGAAAATGGGTTCCTCCCCGGAGACCTGCTGGGGATCAGAGTGCTGTGGGACGACAAATATGTAAATGACCTGGAAGACAGCTACGGACAGCAGTGG ACATACGACAGCAGAAAGATCGTAGAGTTCACCTGCCACACCTCCTTCTTCGCCAGCATCGTGATCGTCCAGTGGGCCGATCTGATCATCTGCAAGACCAGGAGGAACTCCATCCTGCAGCAGGGGATGAA GAACCGTATCCTCATCTTCGGTCTGTTTGAGGAGACAGCTCTGGCTGCCTTCCTGTCATATTGCCCGGGCATGGACGTTGCCCTCAGAATGTATCCTCTCAA GCCCTGTTGGTGGTTCTGTGCCTTCCCATActccctcctcatcttcctGTACGATGAAGCCAGAAGATATATCCTCAGACGCAACCCAGGCG